DNA sequence from the Chryseobacterium turcicum genome:
ATTGCACAAAAATTAAATCTGCAAAATCTGTTTAATCTGCGCCAGATAAAAAAATTCTGATGCAACAACATCAGGATTTCTTTTTTCATGAAACCTCATAGTTTTTAAAAACCTATGAGGTTCATTATTTTACTGCGACAATTTATTTTTCTTCAACCACTTCTGAAAGTCACTTTCAATCAATTTAGTCCCCGCTTCATTGTACCAACTGTAGCCCATTCTACGCTCTAAAGAAACATCTTCGTAATTGAATTTTACACTTCCGTCACGGTCACCAAAAATTGGTTTATTGGTCGGAATATCATAAAACCTTGCCCAAACCGATGAGCCTTCTTTTTTAGATAAAACACGAACAGCATTACCATTTTCACGGGCAACATTATAGGTATAATCTTTAATTCGGCTTTCATCAAACCATTGTACAGCAGCTCTGATTGATTTTTCAATTTCGGGATTTAAATTTTGCTTCATTAAAAACAAAATAATATGTACCGACTCTCCGGTTGCTAATGAAACTGGCTCAAAAGCTCTTGCTTTCTCAGGTTTTAAAGTATTTTCGTCGTACTGATCTGCCCAAATTGACAATTTCCCGTTTTGTACAACCTGAGTTTTCAAAATACATTGCAGTCCTTTTTGAACGGCAACTTTAGATTTGTCTTTCAACTTAGAATCTACAATATCAAAACCTTCTTTTCCTTCTGCAATATTGTACAAAACAGTCAATGCATTAATCATCGCATTGTCATTATACGTCACCTGTTTTCTATAAATCGCCGAGTTTGGAAAATACTGCGGAAAACCACCATTTTCATACTGCATCGAAAGCAAATATTCAATTCCTTTTTCTGCAGATTTTAAGTAAGCTGGATTTTTAGTAGT
Encoded proteins:
- the pelA gene encoding pectate lyase, yielding MIKSKLSIAIFCLAFSGISAQVKDTLVEKMMVYQLPNGGWGKHTSDKKNVDYTKKIDAKLLKIIKATDNDFATIDNNATSKEINGLINAYQTTKNPAYLKSAEKGIEYLLSMQYENGGFPQYFPNSAIYRKQVTYNDNAMINALTVLYNIAEGKEGFDIVDSKLKDKSKVAVQKGLQCILKTQVVQNGKLSIWADQYDENTLKPEKARAFEPVSLATGESVHIILFLMKQNLNPEIEKSIRAAVQWFDESRIKDYTYNVARENGNAVRVLSKKEGSSVWARFYDIPTNKPIFGDRDGSVKFNYEDVSLERRMGYSWYNEAGTKLIESDFQKWLKKNKLSQ